The Tessaracoccus aquimaris sequence GCAAGGCGCTTCGCGACTACCGCCAGCAACTGCGCATGGTCTTCCAGGACCCGTTCGCGTCGCTGAACCCCTACCACTCCATCCGTTATCACATCGAGCGCCCGCTGCGGCTGCACAACGTGGTGCCGAAGGCCGAGACCGAGGGTGAGGTGCGACGCCTGTTGGAGCGCGTCCGGCTCGAGCCGGACAAGGTCATCGACCGACGCCCGCACGAACTCTCCGGCGGGCAGCGGCAGCGCGTCGCCATCGCCCGCGCGCTCGCGTCCCGCCCCAAGCTGCTGGTCGCCGACGAGCCCGTGTCGATGCTGGACGTGTCGATCCGGCTCGGCGTGCTGAACCTGCTCGCCGACCTGCAGCGAGAGGAGGCCCTCGGCGTCCTCTACATCACCCACGATCTGGCGACCGCCCGCCACTTCAGCGACGAGATCATGGTGCTCAACCAGGGCCGCGTCGTCGAGCACGGGCCCGCAGACGACGTCATCCTCAACCCGCAGGATCCCTACACCCGCGAACTGCGGGCCGCCTCACCCGACCCCGAGAAGCACTTCGCACACCTGTCGCACGAGGGAGGAACGAAATGAGCACCGAGCAGCCGACCATGACCGACCCCCGACCCGACGCCCTCGAGGTCGGCACGACCGCCACGAAGGCCGTCAAGGCCCGGGCGCGCATCCCGTGGCGCTTCCTCGGCAGCCGCGCCCTGTTCTACCTGTTCACGCTGTGGGCCGCGATCACCATCAACTTCATCCTCCCGCGGATGATGAAGGGCGACGCGGTCGACGCGTACCTCGCCCGCAACCGCAACATCTCCCCGGAGGCGGCAGACGCACTGCGCGCCCTGCTCGGCCTCGACACCGACAGGTCACTGTTCCAGCAGTACCTCGACTACTGGTCGCACCTGCTGCGCGGCGACCTCGGCGTCT is a genomic window containing:
- a CDS encoding ABC transporter ATP-binding protein; the protein is MSLLEFRNVTKIYNVRGAGQLKALDDVSFALTSGQTIGLVGQSGSGKSTIAKILTQLERATSGEVLLDGAPIPRRGKALRDYRQQLRMVFQDPFASLNPYHSIRYHIERPLRLHNVVPKAETEGEVRRLLERVRLEPDKVIDRRPHELSGGQRQRVAIARALASRPKLLVADEPVSMLDVSIRLGVLNLLADLQREEALGVLYITHDLATARHFSDEIMVLNQGRVVEHGPADDVILNPQDPYTRELRAASPDPEKHFAHLSHEGGTK